The Octopus sinensis linkage group LG19, ASM634580v1, whole genome shotgun sequence genome contains a region encoding:
- the LOC115222226 gene encoding uncharacterized protein LOC115222226, which yields MITKLAHPRWICFLVLLFVGEVFNQNQTIVYEQAQRSSSPCLSESTVCADVYSFTKTVNGKRQKTERRVINCLCQGGQCPNSTTHNIYDTSKHKLQLCQPISSLETCRPNQTAHEVHLQDKKFDLFSYTTVKCLCPHHLEYLPGPFNRSVKYGNTNFVTNHVVHHYTCNIPNNGN from the exons atgataaCCAAACTAGCGCATCCACGTTGGATATGTTTCCTCGTTTTGCTGTTTGTTGGTGAGGTTTTCAACCAGAATCAGACGATTGTCTACGAACAAGCTCAG CGAAGTAGCTCTCCATGTTTGAGTGAAAGTACTGTTTGTGCCGACGTCTATTCATTCACCAAGACAGTAAATGGAAAAAGGCAAAAAACTGAACGCCGAGTTATCAACTGTCTGTGTCAAGGAGGACAGTGCCCAAATTCGACGACCCACAATATATACGATACATCCAAGCACAA GTTACAGTTGTGTCAACCGATATCGAGCCTGGAAACATGTCGCCCCAACCAGACGGCACACGAAGTTCATCTCCAGGACAAAAAGTTTGACTTGTTTAGTTATACGACT gtgaaatgcttatgtCCTCATCACCTTGAATACCTGCCCGGTCCCTTCAATCGATCAGTGAAATATGGTAATACCAACTTTGTTACAAACCATGTTGTGCACCATTATACTTGCAACATTCCG AATAATGGAAATTAA
- the LOC115222076 gene encoding leucine-rich repeat neuronal protein 2-like, whose product MVLIRIILLFLTFGNVCIAVYCPENCNCFKNFGLLDCSNTFKTIIPDNIDSPKFITELVLRGNQIKQLNVDLHQYSSLTYFDISSNGLINIEDNSFEHMGKLHTLIMRNNLLSNLNNKTLYGLKNLVSLDLSQNHLTVLLDNTFQYFPKLLELNLTGNFIHSISGNAFSGLYALDSLHLTSNRLMAIPVVAFKNVKHLRFLNLEGNNIHHLLNYSFCNNSMLADINIANNDLKIIEDKAFSGLENSLESLDLHQNYLPVVPTQAFLQLEQLSKLDLGANRISVIASNSFYNLSHLEVLYLNDLNDLTKINGLAFNLTHLRVLHIAFNPLLRYIHPKALYNLPALKVVYLNNNGIHKFPKHFLPWENLETLDMSGNFIDCDCDAQWLLDVFNEISNNKKNFIQKSLRCRSPKHLLDLPVSTLKPSDFHCHKLAYGYDAKHHNKTLVVVILSVCSTVATILILFSLWHFRVKIFPIAEWQSNYTRQKNILTDPQNEEDSLSADTVA is encoded by the coding sequence ATGGTTTTAATTAggataattttattattcttgaCATTTGGAAATGTATGCATTGCTGTATATTGTCCTGAAAACTGTAATTGTTTCAAGAACTTTGGGCTTTTAGATTGttcaaatacatttaaaactATTATACCAGATAATATTGATTCACCTAAATTTATTACAGAGTTAGTCCTAAGAGGCAATCAAATCAAACAACTAAATGTTGATCTGCATCAATATAGCAGTTTAACATATTTCGACATTTCCTCTAATGGTCTGATCAATATTGAAGACAATTCTTTTGAGCACATGGGAAAACTGCACACATTGATCATGAGAAATAACCTTTTATCGAATCTAAACAACAAAACACTTTATGGTTTAAAGAACTTGGTGTCTTTAGACCTAAGTCAAAATCATTTGACTGTTTTACTCGACAATACTTTCCAGTATTTTCCCAAACTACTTGAATTGAATCTAACTGGAAATTTTATTCATAGTATAAGTGGCAATGCCTTCAGTGGTCTCTATGCATTGGATAGTTTGCATCTGACATCTAACAGATTGATGGCTATTCCTGTTGTGGCTTTCAAAAACGTTAAACATTTACGGTTTCTTAACTTGGAAGGCAATAACATACATCACTTACTCAATTATAGCTTTTGTAACAATTCAATGCTTGCAGATATTAATATTGCAaataatgatttgaaaataaTTGAAGACAAAGCATTCAGCGGGTTAGAGAACTCTTTAGAATCCTTAGACTTGCATCAAAATTATTTACCTGTTGTACCTACACAAGCATTTCTTCAACTTGAACAACTTTCAAAACTTGACCTCGGTGCAAATAGGATAAGTGTTATTGCATCAAATTCGTTTTACAATTTATCTCATCTTGAAGTTTTATATCTAAACGATCTTAATGACTTAACAAAAATCAATGGTCTAGCTTTTAATCTTACCCATTTAAGAGTGCTCCACATTGCTTTCAACCCACTTTTAAGATACATACACCCAAAAGCACTCTATAATTTACCTGCTTTGAAAgttgtttatttaaataataatggaATACATAAATTTCCCAAACATTTTCTTCCCTGGGAGAATTTGGAAACTCTTGAcatgagtggaaattttattgATTGTGATTGTGATGCACAATGGCTGCTAgatgtttttaatgaaattagtaataataaaaagaatttcatACAAAAATCATTACGCTGTCGTTCACCCAAACATCTTCTGGACCTACCGGTTTCGACATTAAAGCCTTCTGATTTTCATTGTCATAAATtagcatatggctatgatgctaaaCACCATAATAAAACATTAGTTGTTGTCATTCTTAGTGTATGTTCTACTGTGGCAACAATTCTAATTTTATTCAGTCTCTGGCATTTTAGAGTGAAAATATTTCCCATTGCAGAATGGCAGTCTAACTATACGAGACAAAAGAACATTCTCACAGATCCTCAGAATGAGGAAGACAGCCTTTCTGCTGATACTGTAGCATAA